Genomic DNA from Xiphophorus couchianus chromosome 12, X_couchianus-1.0, whole genome shotgun sequence:
TGAAGGTTTCATACCACCCCAGATTTTTAAAAGCCGGCATGGGAAACTTGATCTGAAACATGTCGATACCAGAAGTGCTCTTCAGATGATGTGAATCTCATCAACCATtcacaaaatgcagaaaaatgcattttaattagcTTGAATTGCTAAAAGTGGTTAGCCGGCTGAATTTGCAAAGATCCAAGTTTGTAAATTCAACTGGTTTTCCAATGTGGAACTGGTACACGGTTAAGTTGAGTTTTGTGCCATTCTAACTCTTAGGtcaatgataaaaataatagtaGATGTCACGCTCCTTTTAATGTAGTCATATGTACAAAACAAGCCAGACGAAGTCCTGAGCGCATGTACTGTTTAATACAAGACAATATGTTTTGGAAGATGGAAATTTCTGtactaaaaatattattttttaattgtatgaATTTTTCAATTTGTTGAAAAACTCAGATATGGCGTTTGGCTGTAATATATTCCTCAAAATTAACTGTAGCATatgcttaaaatatatatttctatttggGTAATGAATCCAAATaggtttcactttctgaattaaattaacattttgctaATATTCTAAATATGCAGACGCACCTTATTAATTGattcaaaatgtcttctaaACTGAAGAAATTTTGGCTATGGTTTAAGAATGATAAAATTAGACAACAATGAGAAACAAGATGCCGATGAGAAAGCATCTTGCAGtctgtctttcttttatttattacaatactaatctaatttaaaaagtggATATTATGCAACAGTGTAAAGAGATACAATCAAAACAGAGAGTGCTCCTGCACTTCTCAATGCATTTGAGCAAAACAACAACTCCCATACTGGATGACAAAAAAAGCAGGACAGGTCTCTGCGGCAACCACAGTAGTGCTGCTCCTGTGTGTAGAAACCTTAAACGCATCAAACACCAAAGGCCAGACACAAAGGGTCAGAATGAGACGGTGCTAAAGGCGTCGCATGAACAAAACTATTAACGGCTTTCTTCATAATCCCCTAATAGCTTCTAAAAATGAACGACTGCATGAACTGTAACACACTAGAAAACAAGACAGCAgtagaaaaggtttttgtggagaataataaaaagacagtAGAGCAAAATTAACTTCCATTATTCTTGCTGAATTGTTCAAATCTTTCttatacaaattttttttttttccacttacacCAGATTCTAAGGCACTTTCCTGCTCTACAGGTGGGAGTTTAGTTTGTCACAACCTAATAATTTATAGGCAccctaaattttaaaaaggccaCCAATAGTTTCACAATAAGCAcaatcaaacaaatgtttctcttttaagGTACAAACCGAGGAGAAATGACATGGCTGTTGAGTAAAAACGTAGGGGATGTCCAAGCATTTCTGCACCGAGTTGTACATGGAGGGGTTCTTTCTTTGTTCCCTTTAagtttttaatggaaattaattaaattaatccTCCTTGTTGAACCAGAAGGATGGATTTCAAGGAACTAAACAGGTAGAACCACATCAGAGTGAATTTAAACGTGCAACTAAGCGGTAATTGATGTATTATGTGCGAGTGACCGGAAATGTAGTCTATCACCATCTCACCTTGTTCGATTCTGCCAGTTTTCATAGAACAAAAGGAAACTTGGTGACACAGTTTCACAGGACGTAATCATGAGaagttcatgtttttcctcAAATGGAATGAAAgtttaccaaaaaaacaaacaaaaaaaaactaatctacTCTGAATCAGGAAGAAATGATCCctaaacagacacaaacagtTCAAATAACTCATAACATTTTAAGCCACAAGTCGATAACAAAAATCAACACAATTCATGCTATTTCTTCAACAAACGGCAGGTTAAAAACACTTGAGAAATATTAAGCTTGCTTTTCCCACTCGGGAAATCCAACTGTCAGTAGAAACGtgtcatttaaataaacatgtgtTTAAGTGAATTACATTGGTAACAATCTGCTACACAAAGTGTCCCCTTCCAGCAGAGACAGCGTGAACTCTTATGGTTGAAGGGTTCAAGCAGTAACGTGACACGTGGCTgacaaaccaaaacacagaacagaacaaacACTTCAGTCAGATATACAGAAATCATGAGCAAAGTTATTGTGAGTCCACGAAGCTGAGCTTCCCCGAGGTACTTCCGTATGGATCCGTGTTTTTGTAGTAAGGCAGAGTTGGTCCAGTTTCTAAcaatttcaacaacaacaacgacgacaacaaaaaaaccacttCTGCACCCTGTTTTGGAAGGAGTTTTAGAAATGTATAATCTAGGAAATTTTTCAGCTAAGAAATCCTAGACCCATTtcttctgtcaggttttaaagcCCACCGTTGTAGGCATAGTCTGCCTTGTTGTGCATGATCAGTTTGTTGTCCACAAAATAGAAACTGTCTGATTTGGTCTCATATGGGTGCTCCACCATTTGGCGAACTGAAACAGGAGAAAAGACACACAAAGAGAGTCAACGTGGTGATAAGTGTAGGAAGGGCTGTGATCTGCTATTTCTGAAGATGGGACGTAAACTCACTCAGGTCTTCGGGAAGCTGTGGGAACTCGTAAATGTGTTCGCACGTGTTGCGGCTGTTGGGTATACAGAAGCcaaagtcgaagtcgaagttcTTGAGGAGCCGTCCCTGGAAGTAATGCCTCTCGATCATACGGAAGCTGTTGATGGGTCGGTCCCCCACTGTAAACTCAACGCTGCAGTTGGACAAAGAGAAAGCAGCGATCCGTTTTTAAGCGGTGAGGAATGATGACTGTTTTAGGCCGAGAGTCCAGGCACTTACGTCGCCCCAACAGTGCGCAGTTTTAGGAAGGCGGGTGTGAACTGGTATCTGACGAAACGCCCCGCGCTGGAGTCTGCATCCCCGCTCTCTTCGTCTTTCTCCACATTACCTAAAGCAGAGAATGAATTCACTGGAGGCCATGCAAACATCATTCACATCACAGAGTGGAACTGGTCAGATATACGGGGGAAAAGGACGGAGTTAAATGCAGGGCAACCCTGGGGGAGAACCTGAAAGAGGTCACTTTCAAGTAGCACAACAATCCTGCACACTCAGCCAGAGcttaattacattaaaacatattaatttattaaaataggcTGTCGTATAAAAAATGGGCACCTCCAGATGTCCAACCCTGGCAGGTATTAAAAATCTGGTGttattgcagcaaaaggtggttcaACAAAGTATACACACAAATAAATGCCgtctttttgttatttgagggaataataatctgaaattatttcataacCGATTCACAATTGTGAACTAATCTCTGTCAGCCTGTCACGTAAAATTTAAGGGACAATTCTGGAAAGTGTACACTCGTTCTGTTCTAAGGTTCTACATTTCACCATATAATGgaccaaaaaataagaaaatatcaaaCCTTATGTGCAAAAACTAAGTACATCCccgaaaagaaacaaaaaaacaatagggGTCTGTAGTTcgttgatggaaaaaaacaaacactgaaagacTTTTATGCAACATTTAACAGGGAACActgctgttttcatgtttgttgaCCTCATAGAGACACATGTAGATGCAGCTCGCTCTGTATGAAAGCCCCTCAAAACGACTCCATAACCTTTGGTTGTAACTTGCACCTAGCATTTAGGAGTAGCAAGCTGTCCATGGTGGGTAAACTGAATGCACCACTTACCACTGTTTGGAGGTTTGGCTATCTCAAAAAGAACCGTTCCGGTTTCGAGGTCTCTGATTTTGAACCGTGTGAAGTCAACGCTGTAGATATTATCCTCAGGTCTGCACAGGTAGTCTGAAACACCGGAGAACAGCTGAATCAGAACCACAGTTGGGAAATCCCGTTTTGTCCTTAGGAATtagctttaattttttcctttcttgagAAACccacaaacaaaatgttcaatcatgtttttactttgaatatTGAGGTAGTGGTTAAAGACCTCTGCACCTTCTCCCGCAGGGCAGAGAGACCATGCAACACCTCCAAAGTGCAGCAAGAGAGAAGGAAAGCAACTCGTTGTGTGGTCCGGGAAAAGCCCCCATTTAACAAGAAATGCTGGATTAAAATCCAGTCCAATGAGCACCTGATGACTAATGGAAGGATTTACCGTAACTTGGAGGGTTCTTGCAAAGACTCATGATGTGACAGGGTGATCGCTGCTTCAGGAGGAGATTGGAATAAATCCAAGCAAATCTTTCCCATTTTTGTAGTTCATTTTAAccatgttttaaaagatttgaaGCAGATGGGCTGTAATTCATATGAGATCCTAAATAGAATTATGCAGGATAGACAACGTAGagcacaataaataaataaataaataaaggcgTTTTATGGGGTCCCTGGTGAagatgagtttttaaaaaaaacattaaaataaaccacTTCTTCTGGTCACTGAACTCTAAATTGGACAAGGACCCATAATTATCTGGCttgtcaaaaataaactgtaaaataaaccTAAAGTTGATGTTAGAAAAAGCCATACTTGGGTCAGCAAGTCTTCATAACAACCACCAGACATCAAATGACTGCATATGATGCAGGAACCCCCCCCacccaaaaaaacccaaactttttctgtcttcctgtCAAATACTCTGACCACAAAGAAGTTCAGTCTGATGCTGCGGAGACTATTGGAATATTCTCCGCAGCAGAATGGTCTGCTGCGGAGAATATTAACCTTAATACTGGCTaatattaatcaatattaatagtttcagcaaaacaaaaaaactcttcaaGTGGGTTTGCCGTGAAAGATAAGCACTTCACACACAGTGTTCAGTATGGTGGAGGATCTATGAGGCTGTGGGACTGTTTTGCCAGAGACtcagattggaaaaaaaaaaaaaagtccaaaccCCATACTAGCAGTAGTTATAAAACTCCTAATTACTACATTACCTTCTGGCAATTTTAAGCGAATAACAGATTGTGCCCAATACAAATTGTTAATATGTCTACGCTTTCAGAGACGACCAGAGGTTCACTTAACATTAGCAAGTAACAATTagcacattttttataagcCTACTATTATCAAACCTTATAAAGACCACGTTTATTGGGCTCATAGGATACCTTCCGTGACAACCCGCAGACCCAGGACATGGTCCGGGGAGATATCTGTTCCTAAAGCCCGGAGCTCATCCTCTGTGACCGAAGGCCACTTATCCGTGTGGCTGCGCCTCGACTTCAGCTTCCTCAGCATTCCTCCGCCGGCCTTTCTGTCCCGGTTGCTGCTCTCCACCGCTTTGCCTGCGTCCTTCTGCCCCTTCCCGGCTGCCTGTGACGGTTTGTTTCGAGAACTGCTCATATCGCCCACGGAGGCGACAAAAGGAgcagttttgttgtgtttcaggCACTTTACTAACCGAAGCCGTAATTTCAAGATGGCGTAAAGCGTGAGGGAGATGGAAAAGTCGAGGCTGGGATTGGCTGGAAGCGATTGAGGCTGCCATGGTTACCAAAAGGGGTGTGAATGGTTTAATGTTCAGATCGCCCCGCTTGTATTTTGACTCTGTATACTGAGAGTTGAGATAACTAATCATATTCTATATGTTTTGACACAAGTTTAGCGTTCGCTTCTCGTCTGAATATGAGCTCAGACGGTTTTTAGACTCCTGGCCGCCTGTGAACGGTCTCAAAGGCATCCGACATTTCCCAATGATGTCCACATGGTGGCGCTCGCGCGACGGCTTGACGCAAAAGTTTTGTTGACGGAAGTTCCTGCGGAAAAAATAGAAGCAACGATGGTGCGGGTGAAGTCGAGGTAAAACACGTGCTTTTGGTTGCCTTTGTGTGTTTGAGATACGTCTCTGATGTTCTCTGTTTATATCGGCAGGCATTTGTTGTGTGAGATAAATGTATCCGACAGGCGCGACCTGCTGAAGCTGGACGATCGAGCTGTAAAGGGGACCGTGAAGGCAGCGGTGGCCCGCACTCACGGTGACTATGGGGCAGCTCTTTGCAGCATCCGATTCTGCGGTAAGCTGTCAGTGGATCAGTGCATGGAGGGGTCGGACTATTTCCTTGATTTAGACCGCGTACTGCAGTAAAATAGCACTTAACAGTGACCGTTCATTGTAAATGTGAAATCCTCGTCAGTAGGGATTGGTAGATCAGAGCAACGGGATAAAATTGACACAATTGAAATCAGGACTCGTATCTTGCTCTTAACAGGAGCTGTTCAGCTAAAGAGCATCAAAATGAGCAGAGACAAAATAGAGCTCAGGGGCTCTGACCAGCATGTGGTTTTTACTGTGCAACTAAAATCCACGAACTGTTTGAGATCATCTGTTTCTTCACCAGAAtcaaaagtgaaaacagaatTAATGCAAGTACCTAAACCAATTGAAACGGTTAGACAAGGATACTTGGAAGGCAATGTTTGGTCAGATTATTGAAATTATCCTTTCAATAATCTGACCAAACATTGCCTTCCAAGTATCCTCCAGATCAAAATGGAGCTCACCACAGCATTTATATGCCATAAAATTTAACACTGCAACATGTAGCATTGTATTCTTTAAAGCATTGAACAAACAAGACATACAAAAGGTCAAAAAGTTCAAATCAGCAATAAAAGAAGTCCAACCAATAAACCATTCCATATGGAGGTATAGACAAGAATTGGACTTGTTAagtattaaagaaaacattaaactttgtgTCTGATGAGTTAGGGCACTGTGCACAGGGATCACAGCAAAAGTAAAACCGGTTGACTGGTGAATAGGGCCAGCATCTGGTGGGTAATATTTTTCCAGTATCAGAATGAACTAAATTGTCTTTCAAATTGTGATTTAATGTCATTAAAGGGGATATACAGTTGATATAACTGAAGAATGGCTTTCTTTTAAGGGTGCTAGCGTTTTTTAGCACTAGCACGAATTTTCTGCAAttctgaaaatgtacaaaaccaTCTGCAGATGATTTTAAGTTtccttgagattttttttaaagactttgcATAACACTTTGACAGTGTGCTTTGCATAAGGAATTTGAACTACACACATCTCTCTCTGCTGTCAGACAAGAGTGAACAAAAGAGGAACAGCTTGTTCATCCAGAAAAGTTGGAACATTTGCTTGCCTAAATGCTTTTTTCGCCTTTGATATATGAAGGCACTCCTGAACTCAAAACATTGCGCGTGTATTGTCACCGGTCTAAATTTGAGATGGTAGTTTAATTTCCTGGTGCTGGAATTTGATTCACTGACACTTTAAtcatttctctctgtcttttgtttgcttgtttttttccttcagtgaaATATCTGAATGCCCACACTGGAATTGTATTTCTCCGTTTCCCGAAAGACTGTTACAAACtcctctggtctgctctgccaTTCATTACAAGTATTGAATGTCGTGGACGAATAATTCCatgttttttcaactgtttGCACGTTGGAGGtgaggtgtaaaaaaaaaaacaacacaaaatagcactgaaatacattaaaatctcCATCGACTTTAGAGTGGTTACTTTTCTACAGGAACAATCAGAACATGTCAGAAGTTTTTGATCCGATACAACACCCGGCAGCTCCATCGAATGCTccctaaatgtaaaaatgaaggTAATGAATTAATGAAATTGATcaattttttctggaaaatgttggTTTGATCcgatgtctttcttttttttttcagaggaaaaaagaCAGATTCAAAAAGCAATTCTAAGCTGCTCTCTAACAGGTGGAGGCGACGAAGCGTTGGAGGATGAGCTTGATAGTGAAGAGGAGGATGGAGAATAAGGAACCAAGAATCTCTCTTTTATTTCGTTTTGTAGGATTTCTCAGTGGCTATGTAAACATCGAACTTTGAATAATTATGCAGACCTAACAGCAGCATGGCTAATATTCTACAATTTCTCTTGAAAGTACGTCAGcataaaaatatcagttttgtggcatgttaaaaataatattgtaatcTAATTTGAAGattgacatttttaagtaataaaggtatttatgttttgtctatgacattttttttttctttaaagaagagGCTTGTCATAGTatgtaattatttgttttttacattattttttgcacaaactcACAAAAAACAGCTGTAGATTCAGTGGTGTTTACTGGTAAATACATCAGTAAAAGCAAACGGCTAGATTTTGTTATACCAGtagaaaacaacataatatttattattactggCTTTTGTTCAGAAGGACAGTACACTTCAGATTTTGGCATTcctggacaaaaatgacaaaagtcttAACGCGGATTTTACATAGATTTATTATGCCTTTGTACACATTCAGATCTGGGACATGGCTGGTTTCTTTCTAGAACAGCATAATGGCTGGAGATTCCCACTGTGTTTGCATTTacagtcatttaaaataattgatttaaattgtagatagatgaaagaaaaaacaaatcagtgtgAGTACATGTATTTATTGAGGAGAAACTACCAtgacttctttttaaaattctatttatttattttttacacaaaatcccaCATGCTGCTGTAATTATTAACGCTACATCTGGTGAACTTGCGTTGTTTTGAATGAATACATATACTGAAATGGGTCACAAGGTAAGTAGTTTGTAGCAGTTCAAgttgtttgaactttttttgttattacacAGTAGATTCTGGCTTGTCTGAATGAGCTATTTTCCAATGGAGATTTCCTGATAGGTTAATCAACATCTGCCCTAAAAAGCATATTCTCTTATCCTTAAAATTTTGCATAGGGGTAATTAAGAAACCTGACCATCATGCTAAATTTGTTAAAGCAACAGGAAGACATGCATTAGTGAAACAAGGTCTCCAGATGGTAATCACCTTATAAAAGTAACACTGAAATTTACGAGAGTATTCATTTTACAGGAATATTTATGGTTGCCATTAACATAGTGACAACTGTGGTTGTGCTAAAAACtattcattgatttttttattttattttatttattttttacctgtaCTGAGTAAACGGACCCTGAATTAGGAGTTTTTAGGGGTTTGATTT
This window encodes:
- the pop5 gene encoding ribonuclease P/MRP protein subunit POP5 yields the protein MVALARRLDAKVLLTEVPAEKIEATMVRVKSRHLLCEINVSDRRDLLKLDDRAVKGTVKAAVARTHGDYGAALCSIRFCVKYLNAHTGIVFLRFPKDCYKLLWSALPFITSIECRGRIIPCFFNCLHVGGTIRTCQKFLIRYNTRQLHRMLPKCKNEEEKRQIQKAILSCSLTGGGDEALEDELDSEEEDGE
- the unc119b gene encoding protein unc-119 homolog B, which encodes MSSSRNKPSQAAGKGQKDAGKAVESSNRDRKAGGGMLRKLKSRRSHTDKWPSVTEDELRALGTDISPDHVLGLRVVTEDYLCRPEDNIYSVDFTRFKIRDLETGTVLFEIAKPPNSGNVEKDEESGDADSSAGRFVRYQFTPAFLKLRTVGATVEFTVGDRPINSFRMIERHYFQGRLLKNFDFDFGFCIPNSRNTCEHIYEFPQLPEDLIRQMVEHPYETKSDSFYFVDNKLIMHNKADYAYNGGL